TTATCAACTACAATAGTCTTTGCATGCATCAACCCCGGCTGATATTCGTAAATTCGTACCCCTGCATTCAAGAGGGTTGAGTAAAGATGGTGACCTGCCCAGTGCGCCAATGGTACATTAGACTTTGCAGGAACAAGGATACGCACATCCACTCCGCGGCCGGCAGAATCTGTAAGCACCTTCAGCGTCCTGTTATCCGGGACAAAGTAGGGGGTAGTCAGATAAACAAAGTGTCTTGCAGATACCAGCATGGAAATGATAAAACAATTCAGAAGATACCGGCACTCAGCAGTACTGTTAGGCACAAGTACACTTGTGGCATCATTATTTTCAGGCATAGTCCAGCGGACATCACCATCCCAGAATGCATAAAACATCTCTGCAGCCTGCAGTGCAAGGGAATTGCCAAAACGGACATGTGCATCCCTCCATCGCTCCCTGCCAAAGACAGCATGTGAACTCTGGCGATGAATATTGAACCCGCCTATGTAGGCATCTGATTTATCCACAACAAGCAACTTGCGGTGCTGACGACGATTATATCTGAGGGGGTCGAACCAGGACCAGCGGTGAAACCATTTTATATCAACATTATGTCCCCTTAAATATTTCCCTAACTTGCGTCCTCCTCTTAGAAGTGTACCGGCTGCATCAAGGTGGAGGAGGACTTCAAGTCCCGCACGGGCCTTCTCTGCCAAAGTCTCTGCAAATTTCCAACCAATTTCATCATCACTAAATATATAGCTTTCAAGGAGAATATTGTTCCTTGCTCTTGAGATTGAACCAAGCATAGCTTCATACAGGACATCCCCTTCTGTAAACAGGTGGAGAGAGTCATTACCAGGCACAAGGGCCGGTATACAGAGGTGTGGTCCAGATTTGCAGGGTTGAATAAAATCAGCCTGTTTTTCTGAGGCAATACAATTTCCGGATTTATTATCGTTAACCATAGATTCCAATCATCTTATTTAATAGTATACGCCCTTGTCTTGTCAAGGCGGGCCTCATATGGTATCGTAATGCATAGGCCTGGGTATTAAATGGAAAAACTCTATTATATTGGATTATTGTTCCTTAATTTTACTATCCTCAACATTTTTATCTCTCTGATATTATTCTTTATCTCTTTTATCACAAGAATAATAGTTTCATCCGTGTACATCAGGAGCAGGTTATTTTTCACTTCAATTGTGGCACCAACTATATTAGCAATATTTATAGTTGGGACATCCTTTGTCCCTCCTGTCCTGGTTAAGAGCCATGACGGACCGATGCCCTGTCTGAATAAACCATACTGCTATATTTTCTCTTTCATCCCTGAATTTTCTTTGTTCAAGGTGGCGATGACAGCTGCTGTAATACTTGTTCTGATGTCAGCCATCTGTTCGGTTGTTTCTTTGGCGGGGTATTTCAGGATGCGCCGGGAAATAGGCGGTCTTGCGAATCTATCGGGGACAGAATTATATTCTGCCCTAAATTTCGCAAATATCCTCAATAACGCAAAGGTCAAGATCATAGATACACCCCTCATGTTCAGCTTCGTGTGGGGATACCTCTCAGGAATAATTGTTATATCAACAGGCGTATTGAAGTCCCTTTCTCCGGATGAGTTAAATTGTGTCTTATCACATGAGGCCTCTCATTACAGGAGGAAGGATAATTTTCTTAAAGGCTTGATGATACTATGCCGAAACACACTGACTGTTTTCCCTCATGTTCATCTCCTGTTTAGATGGTGGAGAGAAGAGATAGAATTGATAGGAGACGAGGCCGCTGTATTGAAAACGGGAAGACCCATGGATGTGGCTTCTGCTATACTTAAAATGCAAATGACAACAGGCACTAACTCAAACTGGCATCTCGATAATTTTGCAACAGGATTTATTTCGTCACTCAAGTCTAATTCCCTGACAACAAGGGTTGAACGCCTGATTGCTATTAACGACTCAAGGATAACGCCGGGAAACGTGAGGTTAAGTTTAATCCCATCAGAGACCGCAATGATTGCCGGACTGGCCTTCCTTTGTCCCCTGTTATTCGGAATTATATATGAGATTGACCCGCTTATTCTGCACTGCTACCTCGAAAAACTGACATCAGTGTTGTAATCCAGGCAGTGCAGCAAAGCCAGACTCAGGAAATATTTATTATGGATGGTATGTTAGGTTACTTAAAAGCTGCTGACTACTTACCGCAACTTGCCGGTAAGATTGCCCTTGTAAAATCTGACTTTAATGTTCCGCTTACAAACTGCGATGGTGACAGCGAGACTCCAACGGTTGCAGATCCATTCAGGATCCTTCAGGCAGCTCCATTCATAAAGGAGTTGATAAATACCGGCGTCATCCCCCTTTTAGTGACACATATAGGCAGGCCAAAAGGGTATAACCCCTTGCTCGCATTAGACCCTATTGCAGGGCAGCTCTCCAGGTCTATTGGAAAAAATGTTGAGATTGTAAGATTCGATCCTGAAAAGGGAATGTTTAATTCAAAACAATTTAATTCGGATTATATAAGAGGTATTTTTAAAGATGGGGTTGTACCTGTACTGGATAATATCAGGTTTCATACAGATGAAACCAGAAACCAAGATTCCCTCGCAAAGGCATTATCATCCGTCGTTGATGTAAGTATCCAGAACTCATTCGGAACAGCCCACAGAAAAGAGACTACTTCAAACAGGATTCATGAATACATACCAGGTTTGGCAGGGAGTCTGCTTGTAGATGAGATTGAATCACATGCCAGGACCAAGATCCCCGGCTCCCCCTATATAGTTATAGTCGGAGGAGACAAGGTAGAAGACAGCCTCCAGCTTTTGAGGGCTATAGTAAGGGCAGAAAAGACTACTCACTGGAGCAATATGTTCAATCCTGAGCTTAACCTTCAGATAGGTGAGAAGCTTGTAGACTATGTCCTCGTGGGCGGTCACCTGATGTACGCATTCGTATACGCACAACTGACTATGCTAAAAGAGGAGGATCTGAGGGGACTGCCCGGTGACATAAAAAAGGACCTTAGAGGTCTTCGGGAGGTGAGGCTTAAAGGATATGAATCTTCTGAGGAGGGTGGTTATAAATACGATACAGAAGAGATAAATCTCGCACAGGGGTTATTAAGATTGTATAACAACTTCCAGTTCAGAGACACAAACCCTTTAGATGGCAGACGACTGATATTACCTGTAGATTATGCAGTAAAGAGAGGCAGCTCCATCCTGAGGTCTATTCAGCTGCATGAACTGCTTGATGATGATGAGATAGTGGACATCGGAGACCGGACAAAGGACTTGTACACCGGCATCTTGGAGAAGGCCCGGACCATAGTCTGGAATGGGCCGCTCGGCGCAGATGATGAAAGGTATACAGAAGGTACGAGAAGGGTAATAGACTCAATTCATTCAAATAAAGACGCAGTAAAAGAAATCGGGGGAGGCA
This is a stretch of genomic DNA from Nitrospirota bacterium. It encodes these proteins:
- a CDS encoding phosphatidylserine/phosphatidylglycerophosphate/cardiolipin synthase family protein, which translates into the protein MVNDNKSGNCIASEKQADFIQPCKSGPHLCIPALVPGNDSLHLFTEGDVLYEAMLGSISRARNNILLESYIFSDDEIGWKFAETLAEKARAGLEVLLHLDAAGTLLRGGRKLGKYLRGHNVDIKWFHRWSWFDPLRYNRRQHRKLLVVDKSDAYIGGFNIHRQSSHAVFGRERWRDAHVRFGNSLALQAAEMFYAFWDGDVRWTMPENNDATSVLVPNSTAECRYLLNCFIISMLVSARHFVYLTTPYFVPDNRTLKVLTDSAGRGVDVRILVPAKSNVPLAHWAGHHLYSTLLNAGVRIYEYQPGLMHAKTIVVDNSWGTVGSSNFDYRSFFSNYELNMITRDNVLCRKLRNHFLEDLSQAEEVTDGRWSARGLTSQILESAGWLLRRWL
- a CDS encoding M48 family metalloprotease, with amino-acid sequence MEKLYYIGLLFLNFTILNIFISLILFFISFITRIIVSSVYIRSRLFFTSIVAPTILAIFIVGTSFVPPVLVKSHDGPMPCLNKPYCYIFSFIPEFSLFKVAMTAAVILVLMSAICSVVSLAGYFRMRREIGGLANLSGTELYSALNFANILNNAKVKIIDTPLMFSFVWGYLSGIIVISTGVLKSLSPDELNCVLSHEASHYRRKDNFLKGLMILCRNTLTVFPHVHLLFRWWREEIELIGDEAAVLKTGRPMDVASAILKMQMTTGTNSNWHLDNFATGFISSLKSNSLTTRVERLIAINDSRITPGNVRLSLIPSETAMIAGLAFLCPLLFGIIYEIDPLILHCYLEKLTSVL
- a CDS encoding phosphoglycerate kinase produces the protein MDGMLGYLKAADYLPQLAGKIALVKSDFNVPLTNCDGDSETPTVADPFRILQAAPFIKELINTGVIPLLVTHIGRPKGYNPLLALDPIAGQLSRSIGKNVEIVRFDPEKGMFNSKQFNSDYIRGIFKDGVVPVLDNIRFHTDETRNQDSLAKALSSVVDVSIQNSFGTAHRKETTSNRIHEYIPGLAGSLLVDEIESHARTKIPGSPYIVIVGGDKVEDSLQLLRAIVRAEKTTHWSNMFNPELNLQIGEKLVDYVLVGGHLMYAFVYAQLTMLKEEDLRGLPGDIKKDLRGLREVRLKGYESSEEGGYKYDTEEINLAQGLLRLYNNFQFRDTNPLDGRRLILPVDYAVKRGSSILRSIQLHELLDDDEIVDIGDRTKDLYTGILEKARTIVWNGPLGADDERYTEGTRRVIDSIHSNKDAVKEIGGGSTNFMTSAYEKDRGMKLDMGFRSTGGGSTLLETAYDSPVTISLIMSARRLLEGGYGTPYETLRKAVIMRQL